From the Solea senegalensis isolate Sse05_10M linkage group LG16, IFAPA_SoseM_1, whole genome shotgun sequence genome, one window contains:
- the LOC122782695 gene encoding NPC intracellular cholesterol transporter 2-like, which yields MDFRAEFIVLLCLIGFTCAVPVKYADCGSSSGKVVMVDINPCPRQPCQLRKGQSYSVNVTFSSAVESQTSAAVVHGVVAGIPVPFPIPVEDGCKSGIQCPIQKQQSYHYLNSLPVKSEYPSIKLVVEWELRDDQKQDLFCIKFPVQIVS from the exons ATGGATTTCCGGGCTGAATTCATCGTTTTACTCTGCTTGATTGGTTTCACCTGCGCGGTGCCTGTGAAATACGCGGACTGTG GATCATCTTCTGGCAAAGTAGTCATGGTGGACATTAACCCATGTCCCCGTCAGCCATGCCAGCTTCGTAAAGGACAGTCCTACAGTGTTAATGTGACATTCAGCAGTG CTGTAGAGAGCCAGACCAGCGCAGCAGTGGTTCATGGTGTTGTTGCAGGAATTCCCGTACCCTTCCCCATTCCTGTGGAAGATGGTTGCAAGTCTGGAATTCAGTGTCCCATCCAGAAGCAGCAGAGCTATCATTACCTGAACTCTCTCCCTGTCAAGTCCGAGTATCCATCA ATTAAGCTGGTTGTGGAGTGGGAACTGAGAGACGATCAAAAACAAGACTTGTTCTGCATCAAGTTCCCCGTTCAGATTGTATcttaa
- the isca2 gene encoding iron-sulfur cluster assembly 2 homolog, mitochondrial, with the protein MNMSLVTGARIIASKSRMLNFARSSALLNNLRVSQQFQRLPTNTAAAIQRFSCASAQEESAVSAVSEDKVHLTDSCVKRLGEIMTKGEYLRIHVEGGGCSGFQYKFSVDSNKNDDDRVFEHGGVGVIVDQDSLEFVKGATVDFSQELIRSTFQILKNPQADHGCSCGSSFSVKL; encoded by the exons ATGAACATGTCACTCGTTACAGGGGCTAGGATAATTGCTTCAAAGTCAAGAATGCTGAACTTTGCAAG GTCATCTGCTCTTCTGAACAACCTCCGCGTGAGTCAGCAGTTTCAACGGCTACCCACAAACACCGCAGCGGCGATCCAGCGCTTCAGTTGCGCCTCAGCCCAGGAGGAGTCAGCGGTGTCAGCTGTATCTGAAGATAAAGTTCACCTCACCGATTCCTGTGTGAAG AGATTAGGAGAGATCATGACGAAAGGCGAGTATTTGAGAATACATGTGGAGGGAGGAGGCTGCTCAGGCTTCCAGTACAAGTTTTCTGTTGACAGTAACaagaatgatgatgacag AGTGTTTGAGCATGGAGGAGTCGGGGTTATCGTGGACCAGGACAGCCTGGAATTTGTGAAAGGAGCCACAGTGGACTTCAGCCAGGAGCTGATCCGATCCACTTTCCAGATTCTCAAGAATCCTCAGGCTGATCATGGCTGCTCCTGTGGCAGCTCTTTCTCTGTCAAATTATGA
- the LOC122782689 gene encoding LOW QUALITY PROTEIN: autophagy-related protein 2 homolog B-like (The sequence of the model RefSeq protein was modified relative to this genomic sequence to represent the inferred CDS: inserted 2 bases in 1 codon) gives MPWPFSESIKKRACRYLLHRYLGNFLQEKLSLDQLSLDLYQGTGSLAQVPLDKWSLNELLETADAPFEVIAGFIQTISLTVPWAALLQENCSLEIKGLEMALRPRPRVASGLEPMYWSSFMTSSLQLAKECLSQKLTDDMGESFQPFEGLEKFAETIETVLRRVKVTFLDTVLRIEHIPENSKTGIALEIRINKIVYRDETGEESSNVNVHQPTTFAHKNLQMEGVTIFWDEFSDASRAGCKSSPTPTETEPKLSPSWNPKIICEPHPQFTERVSSTTTFEPVQIGSLGGRIELSLTLKNNLAMPGAKLDVVGHIDTLIFLLSPRQVHLLLDLFGAFSGGCAQEWAKDRKSRPIQQEDEYRLHMELNRCLKKDTTLPGSDPELFESQTTRTVSSRDDVFFSMADMDMSHSLSSLPPLGDPPTVDLDLSLNSNYSASPGESPSGNTTGLWDDYMDVPRQRERLPNETPASSRDSQLHQKLPRQTPHPSKTHGDESRPELVLRLTLGSLAVSVLHIDPLPPPDAAPSPLGPIAAHFFSMVGPGHLPPVAFLRSRTAFNQACPHDHLRFVGQGLKITYEHCQGTSLRTFSTDLSVNQMEFLECLFPSETVIGGSQRGIQYTELLTFDTTATAEAQLTTCLHLLYKLAERRGPQGGQVRFSTIPRKAEIQVELGPIRCELDISIVDRLNSLLQPQKLATTDMMASHMYTSYNKHVSLHKAFTEVFLDDSHTPTNCHVSLTVSAPVLGLAVRFPIPDLRSDQERGPWFKKSLQKEVLYMEFEDLEVKTEFMGGSSEQTKMELTFRDLIGKFQEEPDQPAARFLRVSHTMDGDMATSESVKFDWPRVVLRMNPTAVHSILERVTAEDDEGAEDHSLEEEEEEGAAHSLKDVCDFGKPEPSPFSSRRVMYENEEMIIPGDVAEMTEFQEKTMSNSRFILELCFPNVQLALPSKTFYEKLHNRINNDLLLWEPTAPSPVETVESMPYGVGLSVASQLIHTYTKDSFSQFRSTGPEEDSSGSEEENMHYYPPASDVGHGSRKKKKHKAQSKTSQSLFSVILSVNHGLVALQTNAKREDKTVLKNKHGEFWLEVKNAVLFSVTQYEGYKDQHFICFHTSSICMYHQGLMDGGTSVSDIKLPCRTHPHWLEPTIYQSETSPERSSTPSESIGLEARSMVSVAVKISSQNAERNIKEFLVAIGVRGATLQHRVVPPSLGWYDQIVDFLNVSDEPVLGYAPPTSVATLHLHMWSCSLDYRPLYLPLRSLVIVETFSISSSLSLDHSSSSLRIILDEAALFLSDKSNAVSVNLARDYVQVVDMGTLELRITAAKPGLDGKLLEPRFELRCSSDVIHIRTCSDSCAALMNLIQYVASYGDLLPPTEPEAKHSSAKQRPKAEFPSTPTSQTPLLAETEQQMLQDLMSEAMEETDGQHSPVSQQNGAYEEQNPEQEAHSSDLFLFPDESGNVSESSSPTYPMLHSPLITPVPTLAQETDDFCILETPGSRGEDRDHEPVVKQLTSEPVEIKEDYFSQPLDGGDSTRVAMNFPIPEVRYLIKEISVVWHLYGGKDFGSTTFAASPARSRGSTPYCSPSQTPVRQASASGRAGGGRGRRPDVLMEIQLSKVRFQHEVYPQAPVVSGSAADQPVSRQVFVVQDLEIRDRLAASQMNKFLYLYSSKEMPRKAHSNMLTVKALHMCPESGQAPQECCLRVSLMPLRLNIDQDALFFLKDFFTSLTTEVEFFSPPAQEAFCVSTKKAATPEISCSFPKHTGSSQDPAPIISVPAQRRLSPNGFATSSKEELTDGETSAPSFRDQPIFFREFRFTSEVPIRLDYHGKHVSMEQGTFAGIIIGLTQLNCSELKLRRLCYRQGLLGVDKLFSYAINEWLNDIKKNQLPGLLGGVGPIHSLVQLVQGFRDLVWLPIEQYRKDGRIVRGFQRGTASFGTSTAMAALELTNRMVRTIQAAAETALXMVSPVPDERDTKKLKRYSHYGLAHQPVDLREGVAKAYTVVKEGITDTALTIYDTATREHEQRGMTGAVGGVLRQLPPAVVKPLIMATEATSNVLGGMRNQIHPDARQEESQKWRQGEE, from the exons ATGCCTTGGCCATTTTCGGAGTCTATCAAGAAGCGGGCCTGCAGGTACCTCTTGCATCGGTACCTTGGCAACTTCCTGCAGGAGAAGCTGAGCTTGGATCAGCTTAGCTTAGACCTCTACCAAGGCACTGGATCACTTGCCCAAGTGCCATTGGATAAATGG TCTCTCAATGAACTCCTTGAGACGGCGGATGCCCCCTTTGAAGTAATTGCAGGGTTCATCCAGACAATTTCTCTGACAGTCCCATGGGCAGCTCTGCTACAGGAAAATTGTTCTCTAGAGATCAAAGGGTTAGAGATGGCACTCAGACCTAGACCGAGAGTGG CATCTGGTCTTGAACCCATGTACTGGTCCAGTTTCATGACAAGCAGCTTGCAGCTTGCTAAGGAATGTCTCAGCCAAAAACTGACAGATGATATGGGAGAGAGCTTCCAGCCCTTTGAGGGACTAGAGAAGTTTGCAGAAACAATAGAGACAG TTTTGAGAAGGgtcaaagtgacatttttggacaCTGTTCTCAGAATCGAACATATACcggaaaattcaaaaactggGATTGCGCTTGAAATTCGAATCAACAA GATTGTTTACCGGGATGAAACTGGTGAGGAGAGTTCAAATGTGAATGTGCATCAGCCAACcacatttgcacacaaaaaCCTGCAGATGGAAGGTGTCACCATATTTTGGGATGAATTTTCAGATGCATCTCGAGCAGGATGTAAATCCTCCCCAACTCCAACG GAAACTGAGCCCAAGCTCTCCCCTAGCTGGAATCCCAAAATAATTTGTGAGCCTCACCCCCAGTTCACGGAGCGTGTATCTTCTACAACTACATTTGAACCTGTGCAGATCGGGAGCCTTGGTGGTAGAATTGAGTTGTCCCTCACTCTTAAAAACAACTTGGCAATGCCTGGAGCAAAG CTGGATGTTGTTGGACATATCGATACTCTAATTTTTCTGCTGTCCCCACGTCAAGTCCATCTACTTCTGGACTTGTTTGGAGCTTTCTCTGGTGGAT GTGCACAGGAATGGGCTAAAGATAGAAAGAGTCGACCCATACAGCAGGAAGATGAGTATCGACTTCATATGGAACTCAACCGCTGTCTGAAGAAGGACACTACCCTGCCAGGATCAGACCCTGAACTCTTCGAGAGCCAGACCACCAGAACCGTGTCAAGTCGAG ATGATGTGTTCTTTTCAATGGCTGATATGGACATGTCTCACAGTTTGTCATCCCTCCCCCCTCTGGGTGACCCACCCACTGTTGACTTGGATTTGTCACTTAATAGCAACTACTCTGCTTCCCCAGGAGAATCCCCCTCTGGAAATACAACA GGTCTGTGGGATGATTACATGGATGTACCAcgacaaagagagagactgcCCAATGAAACCCCCGCCTCGTCACGGGATTCACAACTTCATCAAAAATTACCGAGACAGACCC CCCACCCATCCAAAACCCATGGTGATGAGTCAAGGCCAGAGCTGGTGTTGAGGCTGACACTGGGCAGCCTGGCTGTCTCTGTTCTCCACATAGACCCACTGCCACCACCAGATGCAGCTCCTAGTCCCCTTGGTCCTATTGCTGCACACTTCTTCAGCATGGTTGGCCCAGGCCACCTTCCCCCAGTGGCTTTCCTCCGGTCTCGGACAGCGTTTAATCAGGCTTGTCCTCATGACCACCTCAG GTTTGTTGGCCAGGGTCTGAAGATAACCTATGAACACTGTCAAGGAACCAGTTTAAGGACTTTCAGCACCGACTTGTCTGTTAACCAGATGGAATTTCTGGAGTGCCTCTTCCCCTCTGAGACTGTCATTGGTGGATCCCAAAGAGGCATTCAGTACACTGAG cTCCTGACATTTGACACCACAGCCACTGCTGAAGCGCAGCTTACCACCTGCCTTCACCTGCTTTACAAACTGGCTGAGCGCAGGGGCCCTCAG GGTGGCCAGGTTCGCTTCAGCACCATTCCCAGGAAAGCTGAGATCCAGGTGGAACTAGGCCCAATTCGGTGTGAGTTGGACATCAGCATTGTAGACCGTCTCAACTCACTGCTACAACCACAGAAGCTGGCCACCACAGACATGATGGCCTCCCACATGTATACGTCCTATAATAAACATGTCAGCCTG CACAAAGCCTTCACCGAGGTTTTCCTTGACGACAGCCACACTCCAACCAACTGTCATGTATCGCTGACTGTAAGTGCTCCAGTGCTGGGTCTTGCAGTTCGCTTCCCCATCCCTGACCTGCGCTCAGATCAGGAGAGGGGCCCTTGGTTCAAGAAGTCGCTGCAGAAGGAAGTGCTTTACATGGAGTTTGAAGACCTGGAAGTGAAAACCGAGTTCATGGGTGGCAGCTCTGAGCAAACCAAGATGGAACTCACCTTTAGGGACCTTATTG GAAAGTTCCAGGAGGAGCCGGATCAACCAGCTGCCCGGTTCCTCAGAGTGTCCCACACCATGGATGGAGACATGGCAACATCTGAAAGTGTAAAGTTTGACTGGCCGAG GGTTGTGCTGAGGATGAACCCCACGGCGGTCCACTCAATCCTCGAGCGCGTGACGGCTGAAGATGACGAGGGCGCCGAGGATCATTCTcttgaggaggaagaagaggaaggagccGCTCATTCACTGAAGGATGTGTGTGACTTTGGGAAACCAGAGCCATCACCCTTTTCTTCACGTAGAGTTATGTATGAGAATGAAGAG aTGATCATACCTGGTGATGTTGCTGAGATGACAGAGTTCCAGGAAAAAACCATGAGCAACTCGCGCTTCATCCTTGAGTTGTGTTTCCCCAATGTGCAATTAGCTCTCCCCAGCAAGACATTTTAtgaaaaactacacaacag GATAAATAATGACCTGCTGCTGTGGGAGCCCACCGCTCCATCTCCGGTGGAGACAGTTGAGAGTATGCCGTATGGAGTTGGCCTCTCAGTTGCCAGCCAGTTGATTCACACTTACACTAAGGACAGCTTCAGTCAGTTCCGCTCGACTGGACCTGAGG AAGACTCCAGCGGCTCAGAGGAAGAGAACATGCACTACTACCCTCCTGCCTCTGACGTGGGCCACGGGTCtcgtaaaaagaaaaagcacaaagcTCAAAGCAAGACGTCCCAGAGCCTGTTCTCTGTCATCCTCAGTGTCAATCATGGCTTGGTGGCTCTTCAAACTAATGCTAAG AGAGAGGATAAAACTGTATTGAAAAACAAGCATGGCGAGTTCTGGCTGGAGGTGAAAAACGCAGTGCTTTTCAGTGTAACGCAGTATGAAGGCTATAAAGATCAACACTTCATCTGTTTCCACACCAGTAGCATTTGCATGTATCACCAAG GACTCATGGACGGAGGCACTTCAGTCTCAGATATCAAGTTGCCATGCAGGACACATCCTCATTGGCTAGAGCCGACTATCTACCAATCAGAGACGTCCCCTGAAAGATCCTCAACGCCTTCAGAGAGTATTGGTCTGGAGGCGCGCAGCATGGTGTCCGTGGCTGTCAAAATCTCCTCACAGAATGCAGAACGTAATATTAAG GAATTTCTAGTTGCCATTGGCGTGAGAGGAGCCACACTTCAGCACAGAGTTGTCCCTCCCAGCCTTGGTTGGTATGACCAg ATAGTTGACTTTCTGAATGTTTCTGATGAGCCTGTGTTGGGTTACGCCCCGCCAACATCTGTCGCCACCCTTCATTTACACATGTGGAGCTGCTCTTTAGACTACAG ACCTCTTTACTTGCCACTGCGGTCACTGGTCATTGTGGAGACTTTCAGCATCTCCAGCAGCCTCTCTTTGGATCACTCGTCTTCGTCACTCAG gATCATTTTGGACGAAGCTGCTCTGTTCCTCTCGGACAAGAGTAACGCGGTCTCTGTTAATCTAGCTCGTG ACTATGTCCAAGTTGTGGACATGGGAACACTGGAGCTAAGGATTACAGCTGCCAAACCAGGGTTGGATGGAAAATTG TTGGAGCCCAGGTTCGAGCTGCGATGTTCAAGTGACGTCATTCACATCAGAACATGTTCGGACTCCTGCGCTGCCCTCATGAACCTTATCCAGTATGTGGCCAGCTATGGAGACCTACTGCCCCCTACTGAACCAGAGGCAAAGCACAGCAGCGCCAAACAAAGACCCAAG GCGGAGTTTCCCAGCACGCCCACCTCTCAGACCCCTCTGCTCGCTGAGACGGAGCAGCAGATGTTGCAGGACCTGATGAGTGAAGCAATGGAGGAGACTGACGGGCAGCATTCGCCAGTGTCACAGCAGAACG GCGCATATGAGGAGCAGAATCCTGAACAAGAAGCGCACAGCTCAGACCTTTTCCTGTTCCCGGATGAGAGTGGGAATGTTAGTGAGAGCTCAAGCCCCACTTACCCCATGCTTCACTCTCCACTCATCACTCCTGTTCCTACCCTTGCCCAGGAGACTGACGACTTCTGTATCTTGGAAACCCCTGGTTCCAGAGGAGAG GATCGTGATCACGAGCCAGTGGTAAAGCAGCTTACTTCAGAGCCAGTGGAAATCAAAGAAGATTATTTCAGTCAGCCTCTGGATGGGGGTGATTCTACCCGGGTAGCCATGAACTTTCCCATCCCAGAGGTGCGCTACCTCATCAAGGAGATCTCTGTCGTCTGGCACCTTTATGGCGGAAAAGACTTTGGGAGTACAACCTTTGCAGCGTCTCCAGCTAGAAGCCGGGG ATCTACACCTTACTGCTCCCCTTCTCAAACTCCAGTCAGACAGGCCAGTGCTTCAGGACGGGCAGGAGGTGGAAGAGGGAGGAGGCCTGACGTCCTGATGGAGATCCAGCTCAGCAAA GTGAGGTTTCAACATGAGGTGTACCCACAGGCCCCGGTGGTTTCTGGGTCAGCTGCGGACCAGCCGGTTTCACGGCAGGTGTTTGTTGTGCAGGACCTGGAGATTCGAGACAGACTGGCTGCTTCGCAGATGAACAAGTTCCTCTATTTGTACTCGAGCAAAGAAATGCCTCGCAAAGCCCATTCCAACATG TTGACAGTTAAGGCGCTGCACATGTGTCCAGAGTCAGGGCAGGCTCCTCAGGAGTGCTGTCTGCGTGTTTCACTGATGCCTCTTCGTCTTAACATTGATCAG GATGCACTGTTCTTCCTGAAGGACTTCTTTACTAGTCTGACTACTGAAGTTGAGTTTTTTTCACCACCCGCTCAAGAAG CCTTTTGTGTTTCTACAAAGAAAGCAGCTACCCCTGAGATCTCCTGTAGTTTCCCCAAGCACACTGGCAGCAGCCAGGACCCGGCGCCGATAATTTCAGTACCTGCTCAGAGACGTTTGAGCCCCAACGGCTTTGCCACATCTAGCAAGGAAGAATTGACAGACGGTGAAACCTCTGCTCCTTCTTTCAGAGACCAGCCAATCTTCTTTAG GGAGTTCCGATTTACATCTGAGGTTCCCATTCGCTTGGATTACCATGGGAAACACGTTTCAATGGAGCAG GGAACATTTGCAGGGATCATCATTGGCTTGACACAGCTGAACTGCTCAGAGCTGAAACTAAGGCGGTTGTGCTACAGACAAGG GTTGTTAGGTGTGGATAAGCTGTTTTCCTATGCAATAAATGAGTGGCTAAATGATATAAAGAAGAACCAACTTCCAGGTCTACTGGGTGGTGTTGGACCTATTCATTCCCTAGTACAGTTGG TTCAGGGATTCAGGGACTTGGTCTGGCTCCCGATCGAGCAGTACAGGAAAGACGGTCGTATAGTCCGTGGGTTTCAGCGCGGCACTGCTTCCTTTGGAACGTCGACTGCTATGGCTGCTCTGGAGCTCACCAACAGGATGGTGCGGACAATACAG gcagcagcagagacggcCTT CATGGTTTCCCCAGTCCCTGATGAGCGAGACACAAAGAAGTTAAAACGGTATTCCCACTATGGACTGGCTCATCAGCCTGTGGACCTGAGAGAAGGTGTAGCTAAAGCCTATACTGTGGTAAAAGAG ggGATCACTGACACTGCACTGACCATCTACGACACTGCCACCCGGGAGCATGAGCAGCGTGGGATGACGGGGGCAGTGGGTGGAGTTCTCCGTCAGCTACCACCAGCTGTAGTCAAGCCTCTCATTATGGCCACGGAGGCTACCTCCAATGTCTTAGGTGGGATGAGGAACCAGATTCACCCTGATGCTCGCCAGGAGGAGTCACAGAAATGGAGGCAGGGCGAGGAGTGA
- the noxred1 gene encoding NADP-dependent oxidoreductase domain-containing protein 1, whose protein sequence is MFLFGFFTMHFYFEMCNSEVVGVGMATERGNFVSSGKACQYSPPHSLAMVDVTAKLSSLSFESGLSEEEKKLLHLRARAAGLTFCGCAHAPYLCKVMRSLRLRHTVAPAEGAVVCVGIRGAGQLGKQLLLSLLETTGIKPSHIKVSTRTPESAVKCSQTGVECFFDNGRLAAWADVVFLCCLPSHLHTVCADLLTRLSKHCLIYSFISAVPVTRWDFSECELGVCSAVQHLCRSEIQ, encoded by the exons atgtttttgtttggtttttttactatgcacttttattttgaaatgtgtaacTCGGAAGTTGTAGGTGTTGGCATGGCAACAGAACGGGGAAACTTTGTAAGTTCTGGTAAAGCTTGTCAGTACTCACCGCCGCACTCTCTGGCAATGGTCGACGTAACTGCAAAGCTGAGCAGTTTATCTTTTGAGTCTGGACtcagtgaagaggagaaaaagttACTTCACCTCCGAGCACGCGCGGCAGGACTGACGTTTTGCGGGTGCGCGCACGCTCCTTACCTGTGCAAGGTCATGCGCTCACTGAG GTTGCGTCACACTGTggcaccagcagagggcgctgtcgTCTGTGTGGGGATACGCGGAGCTGGACAACTGGGAAAACAGCTGCTTCTCTCCCTCTTGGAAACTACTGGCATTAAaccatcacacattaaggtcTCCACCAGAACACCCGAGTCCGCAG TGAAATGTTCCCAGACTGGTGTGGAGTGTTTCTTTGACAATGGCAGACTGGCAGCGTGGGCAGACGTTGTGTTCCTCTGCTGTCTGCCCTCTCACCTGCACACAGTCTGTGCTGACCTCCTCACTCGTCTGTCAAAACACTGTCTCATCTACAGCTTCATCTCTGCTGTGCCTGTCACCAg GTGGGATTTCTCTGAGTGTGAACTGGGTGTGTGCAGTGCTGTACAGCACCTCTGCCGGTCTGAGATCCAGTGA
- the LOC122782691 gene encoding ensconsin-like isoform X3, with the protein MPASVSSMAVQKKQIVIPPSQGPFSSRTIESQKKGNAWERTENGSNIKPKSRAKKTASPVNKAVQNTVSPQATAAANGLNIDERLRAARERREEQQRLIASRELSRLEREQRAKRYHEQQVEERKKKLLEQRLREERRRAAVEEKRRQRLQEEKERYESVVRRTLEKSQRAQKSLSQDSRGRKVAKNVPRRLPLTTWEKNLVSRLLTPTYSYLARSKSAGCRSGEEVVPVCRRAVSFHSITTTPHKPQQHSSSVQKKRSVSPSPSDRRLNLAQIRTAKQPDIVKKNSNRSSSIRSPGLNSCVTPVTQSKKASPSPDRTPRRSVSRQSTPLQLELPPVPEEGVAVRSSILARGNTRPVRTSARGQTGNMKEENAAPVAPSLNLPHIKSEHVTRKVADKNTPQVPPHPAPQPPEVVSRPSAGTTDKEEASRLLAEKRREARLQREREEQARLQKEEAERRSREELEHRRAEERARQQAEAQRLIEEKRRREEEEQRGAEEERAQAMKEAALLQKQREEEQAREMEKAEKMKEERDMLAQKEEAARQERKKAT; encoded by the exons ATGCCAGCCTCAGTCTCTAGCATGGCTGTGCAGAAGAAACAGATTGTCATCCCTCCATCACAGGGACCTTTTTCTTCCCGTACCATTGAGAGCCAGAAGAAGGGGAATGCATGGGAAAGAACAG AAAATGGCTCTAATATCAAACCGAAATCACGGGCAAAGAAAACGGCCTCCCCTGTCAACAAGGCTGTCCAAAACACAGTTTCTCCACAGGCCACTGCAG CGGCGAATGGACTAAATATTGACGAGAGGCTGAGAGCAGCAAGAGAAAGAAGGGAAGAGCAGCAGAGGTTAATTG CCTCTCGGGAACTGAGCAGGTTGGAGCGGGAGCAGCGAGCCAAGCGTTACCATGAACAACAAGTGGAGGAGCGCAAGAAGAAGCTCCTGGAGCAGAGGCTCCGTGAAGAGAGGAGGCGAGCCGCTGTGGAAGAGAAGCGCAGGCAGAGGCTGCAAGAGGAGAAA GAACGATATGAATCTGTAGTGCGCAGGACGCTGGAGAAGAGTCAAAGGGCCCAAAAGTCTCTCAGTCAAGACTCAAGAGGAAGGAAGGTTGCTAAGAATG TTCCACGTCGCTTACCACTGACAACATGGGAGAAGAATTTGGTCAGTCGTCTCCTTACCCCCACTTACTCTTATCTGGCCAGGAGCAAGAGTGCTGGGTGTCGTTCAGGAGAAGAAG TTGTCCCTGTTTGTCGCCGTGCAGTTTCATTCCactccatcaccaccaccccTCACAAACCACAGCAACACTCCAGCTCAGTCCAAAAGAAGCGGTCGGTCTCACCGAGCCCCAGCGACAGACGCCTCAATCTGGCCCAG ATCAGAACAGCAAAACAGCCAGATATTGTTAAGAAGAATTCAAACAGGAGCTCAAGTATTCGATCACCTGGCCTCAACTCTTGTGTGACACCAGTTACACAAAGCAAAAAAGCCTCTCCCTCACCAGATAG GACTCCTCGGAGATCGGTCAGCAGACAATCAACCCCGCTGCAGCTCGAGCTCCCACCTGTTCCCGAGGAAGGTGTTGCTGTTCGTAGCTCTATCCTCGCGCGTGGGAACACGAGGCCTGTCAGGACGTCAGCTAGAGGTCAGACGGGGAATATGAAGGAAGAAAATGCAGCGCCAGTGGCTCCAAGTCTGAACCTGCCCCACATAAAGAGTGAGCATGTTACAAGAAAAGTGGCAGATAAAA ATACTCCCCAGGTGCCTCCTCATCCAGCTCCCCAGCCTCCTGAAGTTGTAAGCAGGCCCTCAGCTGGGACTACAGACAAGGAGGAGGCCTCTCGTCTCCTGGctgagaagaggagagaggctAGACTGCAAcgggagagggaggagcaggCACGTCTGCagaaagaggaggcagagag GCGAAGCCGTGAGGAGCTGGAGCACAGGAGGGCAGAGGAGCGAGCACGACAGCAGGCTGAGGCTCAGCGCCTAatagaggagaagaggagaagggaggaagaggagcagagaggagctgaGGAAGAGAGAGCTCAGGCCATGAAGGAAGCGGCCCTTCTGCAGAAACAG agagaggaggagcaggccagagagatggagaaggcAGAGAAGATGAAAGAAGAGCGAGACATGCTTGCTCAAAAAGAAGAGGCTGCGcgccaagaaagaaaaaa
- the LOC122782696 gene encoding GSK3-beta interaction protein: MEIDCQPEEPIVSSFDDDSVELGDVKDMRLEAEAVVNDVLFAVTEMHVSQSLTSASDVAFINVETREGNRYCLELTEAGLRVVGYAFNQVDEDLNNQYHETVYSLLDTLSPGYREAFGNALLQRLERLKQNGR, translated from the exons ATGGAGATAGACTGTCAGCCTGAGGAGCCTATCGTCTCCTCATTTGACGACGACAGTGTTGAGCTCGGTGACGTCAAGGACATGAGATTGGAGGCAGAAGCAGTCGTCAATGATGTTCTGTTTGCAGTCACTGAAATGCATGTGTCACAAAGTCTGACCAGTGCATCAGACGTGGCCTTTATAAATGTGGAAACAAGAGAGGGGAACCGATACTGTCTGGAGCTCACAGAGGCGGGGCTGAGG GTGGTGGGCTATGCCTTCAATCAAGTGGATGAGGATTTGAACAACCAGTATCATGAGACTGTTTACTCACTTTTGGACACACTCAGTCCAGGTTACAGGGAAGCCTTTGGGAATGCTTTGCTTCAGCGCCTGGAAAGGCTGAAGCAAAATGGACGATAA